The following are encoded together in the Gasterosteus aculeatus chromosome 7, fGasAcu3.hap1.1, whole genome shotgun sequence genome:
- the LOC120821276 gene encoding uncharacterized protein LOC120821276 isoform X9: MGRALFGALGLFLLNILLYCGHAQDALLHIEPNWSPLFTGEEVTFICDLKEVNNADWVYSFNLNDHWTNYRPGNTYTSPSLTTGHSGEYQCAASQKIRPNVIRESNKVSLSVSEKPKAQLSKDSVGGRVTLTCSVGSSSSSSSPSSSSGWKYFWYRDETTSKPLKPGDDVLLQSGSFSPSGGGVYWCRGGRGDPVYYTEYSHPVVTNRAVVKPNWPEIYSGETITLTCGIEEGGGSEWEYEWRTPDYYTPPNPRGSVMTSSVRGDYSCKGRLKDGASTTEWSDAFTVKTSEKPKAKLRKYSPVWGRVTLTCSVGSSSPSSSSPSSSSSSGWKYFWYKDEKTSEPLKPGAYVLLQSGSISPSGGGVYWCRGGRGDPVYYTEYSHPVATNRAVVKPNWPEIYSGETITLTCGIEEGGGSEWEYEWRTPDYYTPPNTRGSMRTSSVTGDYSCKGRLKDGASTTEWSNAFTVKISEKPKAKLRKYSPVWGRVTLTCSVGSSSPSSSSPSSSSSSGWKYFWYKDKKTSEPLKTGDDVLLQSGSFSPSGGGVYWCRGGRGAPVYYTEYSHPVDVPQPVLTVSPSWTSPGDSVTLTCSVEPPSAGWRFFWYQAVPELSPNYTYELLAGSTTGTEQDSYILHGQTHTAGYVCRAGRGDPVFYTLYSDVKFVWSGGVNPAASLTVSPHRLQHFSTESLSLSCEGNSAEWRVMKADESGFMSSCSYWGQMTGSTCNTDTRASSGVYWCESATQSSNAANITTHSGDVILVSSVHPVTEGHSVTLGCMLRTKELLDKVDFYKNDKLLPNGVGGELLISAVTKSDEGFYKCRGRNSPPGLETLTSAESWLSVEHPEEAASSSVFLLLLVVGLVSGVLLIILLLLILCCYRKSKASSLSRSQRTNQSPATDHMINQGETPGGHYASALHGDSCLYETIGGSEETEQDESSLTYSMIELKHFKKKEKHDEPDESPVYSDVRTTSAAGTVNASRASCCLTDVTYAQVHPPTKKKRNEGKSRCAAAEEAVYSEVKPGTSRDQ, from the exons ATGGGACGCGCTTTGTTTGGTGCGTTGGGGCTTTTCT tGCTGAATATTCTCCTCTACTGTGGACACGCTCAAG atgctttgctgcatattgAGCCAAACTGGTCTCCTTTATTTACTGGAGAGGAAGTTACCTTCATATGTGACTTAAAGGAAGTAAACAACGCTGACTGGGTTTACTCATTCAATCTGAATGATCATTGGACCAACTACAGACCAGGAAATACATATACATCACCATCTCTAACTACAGGACATAGTGGTGAATATCAGTGTGCTGCTTCTCAGAAGATCCGTCCCAACGTTATAAGAGAAAGTAATAAAGTCTCTCTAAGTGTATCAG aaaaaccaAAGGCCCAACTGAGCAAAGACTCTGTAGGGGGACGTGTGACCCTGACCTGCTCTGTGgggtcttcatcatcatcatcatcaccatcatcatcatctggatGGAAGTACTTCTGGTACAGAGACGAGACAACGTCTAAACCTCTGAAACCAGGAgatgatgttctcctccagagtggaagcttctctccctctggtggaggaGTCTActggtgcagaggaggaagaggagacccaGTTTACTACACAGAGTACAGCCATCCAGTCG tCACAAACAGAGCTGTTGTGAAGCCCAACTGGCCTGAGATTTACTCTGGAGAGACGATCACTCTCACATGTGGaatagaggagggaggaggctctGAGTGGGAGTATGAATGGAGAACACCCGACTATTACACACCTCCAAACCCAAGAGGCTccgtgatgacatcatcagtcaGAGGAGACTACAGCTGTAAGGGCAGACTGAAAGATGGAGCCTCTACAACAGAATGGAGTGATGCTTTCACAGTAAAAACATCAG AAAAACCAAAGGCCAAACTGAGAAAATACTCTCCTGTATGGGGACGTGTGACCCTGACCTGCTCTGTGGGgtcttcatcaccatcatcatcatcaccatcatcatcgtcatcatctgGATGGAAGTACTTCTGGTACAAAGACGAGAAAACCTCTGAACCTCTGAAACCAGGAGCTTATGTTCTCCTCCAGAGTGGAAGCatctctccctctggtggaggaGTCTActggtgcagaggaggaagaggagacccaGTTTACTACACAGAGTACAGCCATCCAGTCG cCACAAACAGAGCTGTTGTGAAGCCCAACTGGCCTGAGATTTACTCTGGAGAGACGATCACTCTCACATGTGGaatagaggagggaggaggctctGAGTGGGAGTATGAATGGAGAACACCCGACTATTACACACCTCCAAACACAAGAGGCTCCATGAGGACATCATCAGTCACAGGAGACTACAGCTGTAAGGGCAGACTGAAAGATGGAGCCTCTACAACAGAATGGAGTAATGCTTTCACAGTAAAAATATCAG AAAAACCAAAGGCCAAACTGAGAAAATACTCTCCTGTATGGGGACGTGTGACCCTGACCTGCTCTGTGGGgtcttcatcaccatcatcatcatcaccatcatcatcgtcatcatctgGATGGAAGTACTTCTGGTACAAAGACAAGAAAACCTCTGAACCTCTGAAAACAGGAgatgatgttctcctccagagtggaagcttctctccctctggtggaggaGTCTActggtgcagaggaggaagaggagccccAGTTTACTACACAGAGTACAGCCATCCAGTCG atgtccctcagcctgtcctcacagtgtctccatcatggacgagtcctggagactcagtgactctgacctgcagtgttgaacctccgtctgcaggatggaggttcttctggtatcAGGCTGTTCCAGAACTGTCACCCAACTACACCTATGAGCTTCTAGCTGGTAGcaccactgggactgaacaggattcctacattcttcatggacagacacacacagcaggatatgtgtgcagagctggaagaggagatcctgtgtttTACACTCTGTACAGTGAtgtgaagtttgtctggtctggag gtgtgaatccagcagcgtctctcacagtgagtcctcacagactgcagcacttcagcacagagtcactgtcactgagctgtgagggaaactctgctGAGTGGAGAGTGATGAAGGCTGATGAATCTGGCTTCATGTCATCCTGTTCTTACTGGGGACaaatgactggatccacatgcaacaccgacactagagcgagtagtggagtgtactggtgtgagtctgCAACACAGtccagcaatgcagccaacatcactacacaca gtggtgatgtcatcctgGTGAGTTCTGTCCATCCTGTGACTGAGGGACATTCGGTCACTCTTGGCTGCATGTTGAGGACAAAAGAACTTCTTGATAAAGTGGATttctataaaaatgacaaactccTCCCAAATGGTGTCGGAGGGGAGCTGCTTATCTCTGCAGTTACTAAGTCAGATGAAGGCTTTTATAAATGTAGAGGAAGGAATTCACCTCCAGGTTTGGAGACTTTGACCTCAGCAGAGAGCTGGTTGTCAGTGGAAC atcctgaagaagcagcatcaagctctgTGTTTCTCCTGCTGTTGGTGGTTGGTCTGGTTTCTGGAGTTTTACTGattattctcctgctgctgatTCTGTGTTGCTACAGAAAGTCAAAAG cttcaagcctcagcag GTCtcagaggaccaatcagagcccagCTACAGACCACATGATCAACCAGGGTGAAACTCCAGGCGGACATTACGCTTCTGCTCTTCATG GTGATTCTTGTCTCTATGAAACAATCGGAGGCTCTGAAGAAACTGAACAAG ATGAATCCAGCCTCACATATTCTATGATTGAGctcaaacactttaaaaagaagG AGAAGCACGATGAACCAGACGAGAGCCCCGTTTACTCGGATGTGAGGACGACATCAGCTGCAGGTACAGTCAACGCCAGCAGAGCTTCCTGCTGTTTAACAG ACGTGACGTATGCCCAGGTTCACCCCCCCACTAAGAAGAAGAGGAATGAAG GAAAATCcagatgtgcagcagcagaggaagctGTTTATTCTGAAGTCAAACCAGGAACATCTCGAG ATCAATAA
- the LOC120821276 gene encoding uncharacterized protein LOC120821276 isoform X12, with translation MGRALFGALGLFLLNILLYCGHAQDALLHIEPNWSPLFTGEEVTFICDLKEVNNADWVYSFNLNDHWTNYRPGNTYTSPSLTTGHSGEYQCAASQKIRPNVIRESNKVSLSVSEKPKAQLSKDSVGGRVTLTCSVGSSSSSSSPSSSSGWKYFWYRDETTSKPLKPGDDVLLQSGSFSPSGGGVYWCRGGRGDPVYYTEYSHPVVTNRAVVKPNWPEIYSGETITLTCGIEEGGGSEWEYEWRTPDYYTPPNPRGSVMTSSVRGDYSCKGRLKDGASTTEWSDAFTVKTSEKPKAKLRKYSPVWGRVTLTCSVGSSSPSSSSPSSSSSSGWKYFWYKDEKTSEPLKPGAYVLLQSGSISPSGGGVYWCRGGRGDPVYYTEYSHPVDVPQPVLTVSPSWTSPGDSVTLTCSVEPPSAGWRFFWYQAVPELSPNYTYELLAGSTTGTEQDSYILHGQTHTAGYVCRAGRGDPVFYTLYSDVKFVWSGGVNPAASLTVSPHRLQHFSTESLSLSCEGNSAEWRVMKADESGFMSSCSYWGQMTGSTCNTDTRASSGVYWCESATQSSNAANITTHSGDVILVSSVHPVTEGHSVTLGCMLRTKELLDKVDFYKNDKLLPNGVGGELLISAVTKSDEGFYKCRGRNSPPGLETLTSAESWLSVEHPEEAASSSVFLLLLVVGLVSGVLLIILLLLILCCYRKSKASSLSRSQRTNQSPATDHMINQGETPGGHYASALHGDSCLYETIGGSEETEQDESSLTYSMIELKHFKKKEKHDEPDESPVYSDVRTTSAAGTVNASRASCCLTDVTYAQVHPPTKKKRNEGKSRCAAAEEAVYSEVKPGTSRDQ, from the exons ATGGGACGCGCTTTGTTTGGTGCGTTGGGGCTTTTCT tGCTGAATATTCTCCTCTACTGTGGACACGCTCAAG atgctttgctgcatattgAGCCAAACTGGTCTCCTTTATTTACTGGAGAGGAAGTTACCTTCATATGTGACTTAAAGGAAGTAAACAACGCTGACTGGGTTTACTCATTCAATCTGAATGATCATTGGACCAACTACAGACCAGGAAATACATATACATCACCATCTCTAACTACAGGACATAGTGGTGAATATCAGTGTGCTGCTTCTCAGAAGATCCGTCCCAACGTTATAAGAGAAAGTAATAAAGTCTCTCTAAGTGTATCAG aaaaaccaAAGGCCCAACTGAGCAAAGACTCTGTAGGGGGACGTGTGACCCTGACCTGCTCTGTGgggtcttcatcatcatcatcatcaccatcatcatcatctggatGGAAGTACTTCTGGTACAGAGACGAGACAACGTCTAAACCTCTGAAACCAGGAgatgatgttctcctccagagtggaagcttctctccctctggtggaggaGTCTActggtgcagaggaggaagaggagacccaGTTTACTACACAGAGTACAGCCATCCAGTCG tCACAAACAGAGCTGTTGTGAAGCCCAACTGGCCTGAGATTTACTCTGGAGAGACGATCACTCTCACATGTGGaatagaggagggaggaggctctGAGTGGGAGTATGAATGGAGAACACCCGACTATTACACACCTCCAAACCCAAGAGGCTccgtgatgacatcatcagtcaGAGGAGACTACAGCTGTAAGGGCAGACTGAAAGATGGAGCCTCTACAACAGAATGGAGTGATGCTTTCACAGTAAAAACATCAG AAAAACCAAAGGCCAAACTGAGAAAATACTCTCCTGTATGGGGACGTGTGACCCTGACCTGCTCTGTGGGgtcttcatcaccatcatcatcatcaccatcatcatcgtcatcatctgGATGGAAGTACTTCTGGTACAAAGACGAGAAAACCTCTGAACCTCTGAAACCAGGAGCTTATGTTCTCCTCCAGAGTGGAAGCatctctccctctggtggaggaGTCTActggtgcagaggaggaagaggagacccaGTTTACTACACAGAGTACAGCCATCCAGTCG atgtccctcagcctgtcctcacagtgtctccatcatggacgagtcctggagactcagtgactctgacctgcagtgttgaacctccgtctgcaggatggaggttcttctggtatcAGGCTGTTCCAGAACTGTCACCCAACTACACCTATGAGCTTCTAGCTGGTAGcaccactgggactgaacaggattcctacattcttcatggacagacacacacagcaggatatgtgtgcagagctggaagaggagatcctgtgtttTACACTCTGTACAGTGAtgtgaagtttgtctggtctggag gtgtgaatccagcagcgtctctcacagtgagtcctcacagactgcagcacttcagcacagagtcactgtcactgagctgtgagggaaactctgctGAGTGGAGAGTGATGAAGGCTGATGAATCTGGCTTCATGTCATCCTGTTCTTACTGGGGACaaatgactggatccacatgcaacaccgacactagagcgagtagtggagtgtactggtgtgagtctgCAACACAGtccagcaatgcagccaacatcactacacaca gtggtgatgtcatcctgGTGAGTTCTGTCCATCCTGTGACTGAGGGACATTCGGTCACTCTTGGCTGCATGTTGAGGACAAAAGAACTTCTTGATAAAGTGGATttctataaaaatgacaaactccTCCCAAATGGTGTCGGAGGGGAGCTGCTTATCTCTGCAGTTACTAAGTCAGATGAAGGCTTTTATAAATGTAGAGGAAGGAATTCACCTCCAGGTTTGGAGACTTTGACCTCAGCAGAGAGCTGGTTGTCAGTGGAAC atcctgaagaagcagcatcaagctctgTGTTTCTCCTGCTGTTGGTGGTTGGTCTGGTTTCTGGAGTTTTACTGattattctcctgctgctgatTCTGTGTTGCTACAGAAAGTCAAAAG cttcaagcctcagcag GTCtcagaggaccaatcagagcccagCTACAGACCACATGATCAACCAGGGTGAAACTCCAGGCGGACATTACGCTTCTGCTCTTCATG GTGATTCTTGTCTCTATGAAACAATCGGAGGCTCTGAAGAAACTGAACAAG ATGAATCCAGCCTCACATATTCTATGATTGAGctcaaacactttaaaaagaagG AGAAGCACGATGAACCAGACGAGAGCCCCGTTTACTCGGATGTGAGGACGACATCAGCTGCAGGTACAGTCAACGCCAGCAGAGCTTCCTGCTGTTTAACAG ACGTGACGTATGCCCAGGTTCACCCCCCCACTAAGAAGAAGAGGAATGAAG GAAAATCcagatgtgcagcagcagaggaagctGTTTATTCTGAAGTCAAACCAGGAACATCTCGAG ATCAATAA
- the LOC120821276 gene encoding uncharacterized protein LOC120821276 isoform X3, whose amino-acid sequence MGRALFGALGLFLLNILLYCGHAQDALLHIEPNWSPLFTGEEVTFICDLKEVNNADWVYSFNLNDHWTNYRPGNTYTSPSLTTGHSGEYQCAASQKIRPNVIRESNKVSLSVSEKPKAQLSKDSVGGRVTLTCSVGSSSSSSSPSSSSGWKYFWYRDETTSKPLKPGDDVLLQSGSFSPSGGGVYWCRGGRGDPVYYTEYSHPVVTNRAVVKPNWPEIYSGETITLTCGIEEGGGSEWEYEWRTPDYYTPPNPRGSVMTSSVRGDYSCKGRLKDGASTTEWSDAFTVKTSEKPKAKLRKYSPVWGRVTLTCSVGSSSPSSSSPSSSSSSGWKYFWYKDEKTSEPLKPGAYVLLQSGSISPSGGGVYWCRGGRGDPVYYTEYSHPVATNRAVVKPNWPEIYSGETITLTCGIEEGGGSEWEYEWRTPDYYTPPNTRGSMRTSSVTGDYSCKGRLKDGASTTEWSNAFTVKISEKPKAKLRKYSPVWGRVTLTCSVGSSSPSSSSPSSSSSSGWKYFWYKDKKTSEPLKTGDDVLLQSGSFSPSGGGVYWCRGGRGAPVYYTEYSHPVVTNRAVVTLQHDLPEIYSGETITLTCGIKEGGGSEWEYEWRTPDYYTPQHPKGSVITYAQTGDYSCKGRLKDGGSTTEWSDAFTVKTSDVPQPVLTVSPSWTSPGDSVTLTCSVEPPSAGWRFFWYQAVPELSPNYTYELLAGSTTGTEQDSYILHGQTHTAGYVCRAGRGDPVFYTLYSDVKFVWSGGVNPAASLTVSPHRLQHFSTESLSLSCEGNSAEWRVMKADESGFMSSCSYWGQMTGSTCNTDTRASSGVYWCESATQSSNAANITTHSGDVILVSSVHPVTEGHSVTLGCMLRTKELLDKVDFYKNDKLLPNGVGGELLISAVTKSDEGFYKCRGRNSPPGLETLTSAESWLSVEHPEEAASSSVFLLLLVVGLVSGVLLIILLLLILCCYRKSKASSLSRSQRTNQSPATDHMINQGETPGGHYASALHGDSCLYETIGGSEETEQDESSLTYSMIELKHFKKKEKHDEPDESPVYSDVRTTSAAGTVNASRASCCLTDVTYAQVHPPTKKKRNEGKSRCAAAEEAVYSEVKPGTSRDQ is encoded by the exons ATGGGACGCGCTTTGTTTGGTGCGTTGGGGCTTTTCT tGCTGAATATTCTCCTCTACTGTGGACACGCTCAAG atgctttgctgcatattgAGCCAAACTGGTCTCCTTTATTTACTGGAGAGGAAGTTACCTTCATATGTGACTTAAAGGAAGTAAACAACGCTGACTGGGTTTACTCATTCAATCTGAATGATCATTGGACCAACTACAGACCAGGAAATACATATACATCACCATCTCTAACTACAGGACATAGTGGTGAATATCAGTGTGCTGCTTCTCAGAAGATCCGTCCCAACGTTATAAGAGAAAGTAATAAAGTCTCTCTAAGTGTATCAG aaaaaccaAAGGCCCAACTGAGCAAAGACTCTGTAGGGGGACGTGTGACCCTGACCTGCTCTGTGgggtcttcatcatcatcatcatcaccatcatcatcatctggatGGAAGTACTTCTGGTACAGAGACGAGACAACGTCTAAACCTCTGAAACCAGGAgatgatgttctcctccagagtggaagcttctctccctctggtggaggaGTCTActggtgcagaggaggaagaggagacccaGTTTACTACACAGAGTACAGCCATCCAGTCG tCACAAACAGAGCTGTTGTGAAGCCCAACTGGCCTGAGATTTACTCTGGAGAGACGATCACTCTCACATGTGGaatagaggagggaggaggctctGAGTGGGAGTATGAATGGAGAACACCCGACTATTACACACCTCCAAACCCAAGAGGCTccgtgatgacatcatcagtcaGAGGAGACTACAGCTGTAAGGGCAGACTGAAAGATGGAGCCTCTACAACAGAATGGAGTGATGCTTTCACAGTAAAAACATCAG AAAAACCAAAGGCCAAACTGAGAAAATACTCTCCTGTATGGGGACGTGTGACCCTGACCTGCTCTGTGGGgtcttcatcaccatcatcatcatcaccatcatcatcgtcatcatctgGATGGAAGTACTTCTGGTACAAAGACGAGAAAACCTCTGAACCTCTGAAACCAGGAGCTTATGTTCTCCTCCAGAGTGGAAGCatctctccctctggtggaggaGTCTActggtgcagaggaggaagaggagacccaGTTTACTACACAGAGTACAGCCATCCAGTCG cCACAAACAGAGCTGTTGTGAAGCCCAACTGGCCTGAGATTTACTCTGGAGAGACGATCACTCTCACATGTGGaatagaggagggaggaggctctGAGTGGGAGTATGAATGGAGAACACCCGACTATTACACACCTCCAAACACAAGAGGCTCCATGAGGACATCATCAGTCACAGGAGACTACAGCTGTAAGGGCAGACTGAAAGATGGAGCCTCTACAACAGAATGGAGTAATGCTTTCACAGTAAAAATATCAG AAAAACCAAAGGCCAAACTGAGAAAATACTCTCCTGTATGGGGACGTGTGACCCTGACCTGCTCTGTGGGgtcttcatcaccatcatcatcatcaccatcatcatcgtcatcatctgGATGGAAGTACTTCTGGTACAAAGACAAGAAAACCTCTGAACCTCTGAAAACAGGAgatgatgttctcctccagagtggaagcttctctccctctggtggaggaGTCTActggtgcagaggaggaagaggagccccAGTTTACTACACAGAGTACAGCCATCCAGTCG tCACAAACAGAGCTGTTGTGACTCTACAACACGACTTGCCTGAGATTTACTCTGGAGAGACGATCACTCTCACATGTGGaataaaggagggaggaggctctGAGTGGGAGTATGAATGGAGAACACCCGACTATTACACACCTCAACACCCAAAAGGCTCCGTGATCACATATGCACAAACAGGAGACTACAGCTGTAAGGGCAGACTGAAAGATGGAGGCTCTACAACAGAATGGAGTGATGCTTTCACAGTAAAAACATCAG atgtccctcagcctgtcctcacagtgtctccatcatggacgagtcctggagactcagtgactctgacctgcagtgttgaacctccgtctgcaggatggaggttcttctggtatcAGGCTGTTCCAGAACTGTCACCCAACTACACCTATGAGCTTCTAGCTGGTAGcaccactgggactgaacaggattcctacattcttcatggacagacacacacagcaggatatgtgtgcagagctggaagaggagatcctgtgtttTACACTCTGTACAGTGAtgtgaagtttgtctggtctggag gtgtgaatccagcagcgtctctcacagtgagtcctcacagactgcagcacttcagcacagagtcactgtcactgagctgtgagggaaactctgctGAGTGGAGAGTGATGAAGGCTGATGAATCTGGCTTCATGTCATCCTGTTCTTACTGGGGACaaatgactggatccacatgcaacaccgacactagagcgagtagtggagtgtactggtgtgagtctgCAACACAGtccagcaatgcagccaacatcactacacaca gtggtgatgtcatcctgGTGAGTTCTGTCCATCCTGTGACTGAGGGACATTCGGTCACTCTTGGCTGCATGTTGAGGACAAAAGAACTTCTTGATAAAGTGGATttctataaaaatgacaaactccTCCCAAATGGTGTCGGAGGGGAGCTGCTTATCTCTGCAGTTACTAAGTCAGATGAAGGCTTTTATAAATGTAGAGGAAGGAATTCACCTCCAGGTTTGGAGACTTTGACCTCAGCAGAGAGCTGGTTGTCAGTGGAAC atcctgaagaagcagcatcaagctctgTGTTTCTCCTGCTGTTGGTGGTTGGTCTGGTTTCTGGAGTTTTACTGattattctcctgctgctgatTCTGTGTTGCTACAGAAAGTCAAAAG cttcaagcctcagcag GTCtcagaggaccaatcagagcccagCTACAGACCACATGATCAACCAGGGTGAAACTCCAGGCGGACATTACGCTTCTGCTCTTCATG GTGATTCTTGTCTCTATGAAACAATCGGAGGCTCTGAAGAAACTGAACAAG ATGAATCCAGCCTCACATATTCTATGATTGAGctcaaacactttaaaaagaagG AGAAGCACGATGAACCAGACGAGAGCCCCGTTTACTCGGATGTGAGGACGACATCAGCTGCAGGTACAGTCAACGCCAGCAGAGCTTCCTGCTGTTTAACAG ACGTGACGTATGCCCAGGTTCACCCCCCCACTAAGAAGAAGAGGAATGAAG GAAAATCcagatgtgcagcagcagaggaagctGTTTATTCTGAAGTCAAACCAGGAACATCTCGAG ATCAATAA